In one Ktedonobacteraceae bacterium genomic region, the following are encoded:
- a CDS encoding AMP-binding protein, whose protein sequence is MGISNDGLSYWQAESGGIDLLDMTIGDLLDRRANEHPSQEAVVFSCQTGFEGSSELRWTYQEYRERANQVARGLMALGLDKGEHIAVWATNLPEWLLLEMGAAKAGLVLVTINPAYRAQELEYVLKQGDVCALFLMASVRDHNCLATLRALVTPGEQNGQVSSTRLPMLRSVCLLGPTPEDAFGQEKWRPLLFEEMVAAGSQIDEDVLRARQVSVNPRDAAQIQYTSGTTGFPKGAMLRHHSILNNAMIVAREWGLDQGDRYCNPMPFFHTGGCVISVLGPLAAGAVVHPLLSFHPLTALQVISRERCTTLLAVPTMLLAMLQHPDFERYDLSSLVRIGTGGASVPVSLIEQVTERIGASVCNFYGQTEASPFITKTLPDDPFELQATTVGLPLPHSEVKLVSPANGGTVPLGARGECCCRGYQVMAGYYQMSEQTRAAIDSEGWLHTGDLATMDARGYLSIVGRLKEMVIRGGENIFPREIEEFLLRHPQVGEVYVVGVPDAFFGEELLAVVRLKEGVAVTEQDLRAFCKGQISHQKVPRYFQFVDAFPMTASGKVQKFILRERAIQALGLQEVANNTKA, encoded by the coding sequence ATGGGAATCAGCAACGATGGCCTGTCCTACTGGCAGGCCGAAAGCGGGGGAATTGATCTTCTTGACATGACGATTGGGGATCTGCTTGATCGTCGCGCAAACGAGCATCCTTCGCAGGAGGCGGTCGTCTTTTCGTGTCAAACTGGATTTGAGGGAAGCTCTGAGCTACGCTGGACTTACCAGGAGTACCGCGAACGAGCTAACCAGGTCGCTCGCGGCCTGATGGCCCTGGGACTGGACAAAGGCGAGCATATCGCGGTATGGGCTACCAACCTGCCCGAATGGCTCTTACTGGAAATGGGCGCAGCCAAAGCGGGCCTTGTGTTGGTCACGATCAATCCCGCCTACCGGGCGCAGGAACTGGAGTACGTACTCAAGCAAGGTGATGTGTGTGCGCTCTTCTTGATGGCAAGCGTGCGCGACCATAATTGCCTGGCGACACTGCGCGCACTGGTGACTCCTGGTGAGCAGAACGGCCAGGTGAGTAGCACGCGCTTGCCCATGCTGCGTTCGGTCTGCCTGCTCGGTCCAACCCCAGAAGATGCATTCGGTCAGGAGAAGTGGCGTCCACTTCTCTTTGAGGAGATGGTTGCTGCCGGTTCGCAGATCGACGAGGATGTACTGCGTGCGCGGCAGGTCTCAGTTAATCCGCGGGACGCGGCTCAGATTCAGTATACCTCTGGCACGACCGGTTTCCCCAAGGGTGCGATGCTGCGGCACCACAGCATTCTCAATAATGCCATGATCGTGGCGCGAGAGTGGGGGCTTGACCAGGGTGATCGCTATTGTAATCCCATGCCTTTCTTTCATACCGGTGGTTGCGTCATCAGTGTGTTGGGACCACTGGCGGCTGGCGCAGTTGTGCATCCCCTGCTGTCCTTCCATCCCCTGACTGCATTACAGGTCATCAGTCGCGAACGCTGCACAACCCTGCTTGCCGTTCCTACTATGCTGCTCGCCATGTTGCAACATCCTGACTTTGAGCGGTACGATCTCTCCTCGCTTGTGCGGATCGGTACGGGTGGCGCGTCTGTGCCCGTTTCCCTGATCGAACAGGTGACTGAGCGCATAGGGGCCAGCGTCTGTAACTTCTATGGCCAGACCGAGGCGAGTCCGTTTATTACCAAAACGTTACCGGATGATCCGTTTGAATTGCAAGCCACGACGGTCGGTCTACCGCTGCCACATAGCGAGGTCAAGCTGGTCAGTCCGGCGAACGGCGGAACTGTACCGCTTGGAGCGCGCGGCGAATGCTGCTGCCGGGGTTACCAAGTCATGGCCGGTTACTACCAGATGTCGGAGCAGACCAGGGCGGCCATTGATAGCGAGGGCTGGCTGCATACGGGTGACCTGGCGACCATGGATGCCCGCGGCTACCTCAGCATCGTGGGGCGCCTCAAAGAGATGGTCATTCGCGGCGGCGAAAATATCTTTCCGCGCGAAATCGAGGAGTTTTTGCTGCGCCATCCCCAGGTAGGCGAGGTCTATGTCGTCGGTGTGCCTGACGCCTTCTTTGGCGAGGAGCTACTGGCCGTGGTGCGTCTCAAGGAAGGAGTAGCAGTCACGGAGCAAGATCTGCGTGCCTTCTGTAAAGGGCAGATCAGCCACCAGAAGGTGCCGCGCTACTTCCAGTTCGTGGACGCCTTCCCAATGACGGCCAGCGGAAAGGTGCAAAAATTCATCCTGCGCGAGCGGGCTATTCAGGCCCTGGGATTGCAAGAGGTCGCAAACAACACAAAGGCATAG
- a CDS encoding enoyl-CoA hydratase/isomerase family protein, which yields MSTLELETMRCEVNGLLARLRLNRPEVLNAANRAWVQDLVTVTDFLTHDVQARVVLVSGEGRAFSSGMDTKELARENITIDWFETWERGVTALAELNAITIAAIQGYCLGGGLQLALACDLRIASSDAIFSIPAVKEGVAAYIATVRLARLIGAAAAKELCLLGRRFSAEEARALRLVTEVVPLTMLEERALAMAQELLSIPFPALLYTKRQIDRAFSQDIALFQHEMTAVYEDCLRSTEHAAVKAELKAREKTP from the coding sequence ATGTCAACACTAGAACTAGAGACGATGCGTTGTGAAGTCAATGGCCTGCTGGCAAGGCTACGACTCAATCGACCGGAGGTACTCAATGCTGCCAACCGTGCCTGGGTTCAGGACCTGGTCACGGTGACCGATTTTTTGACCCACGATGTCCAGGCGCGGGTGGTGCTAGTGAGTGGAGAAGGGCGGGCCTTTAGCAGTGGGATGGATACGAAAGAACTGGCCCGCGAAAACATCACGATCGATTGGTTCGAGACCTGGGAGCGCGGCGTGACGGCACTGGCCGAACTGAATGCCATCACTATAGCAGCCATTCAGGGCTATTGCCTGGGCGGCGGGCTACAACTGGCGCTGGCGTGTGACCTGCGTATTGCCAGCAGCGATGCTATTTTCAGTATTCCTGCCGTTAAAGAGGGTGTAGCGGCCTACATTGCCACAGTGCGCTTAGCTCGATTGATTGGGGCAGCCGCTGCCAAAGAGCTGTGCCTGCTGGGTCGCCGTTTTAGCGCCGAGGAAGCCCGGGCGCTACGACTTGTCACGGAAGTGGTTCCTCTCACCATGCTGGAAGAACGGGCGCTTGCTATGGCGCAAGAACTGCTCAGCATTCCTTTCCCGGCACTTCTCTATACCAAACGCCAGATCGATCGCGCGTTTAGCCAGGATATCGCACTGTTTCAGCACGAGATGACTGCTGTATATGAGGACTGCCTGCGTTCAACCGAACATGCCGCTGTTAAGGCGGAACTAAAGGCGCGTGAGAAAACCCCATAG
- a CDS encoding DUF1648 domain-containing protein produces MSMPGYPSGRSASPAIRGRVLSFIAVLLIIVQIIFSVITYFLFPGIVPSHWNAAGQVDSSIPKLGFILIFLGISLGMYILLQLIKALTMLDNDPQKRQAAALILGLISIFVVLVGLVTQVITTSVILHW; encoded by the coding sequence ATGAGTATGCCGGGGTATCCATCGGGCCGCTCTGCCAGTCCTGCTATAAGAGGTCGCGTTCTCTCTTTCATCGCAGTATTACTTATCATCGTGCAAATTATCTTCTCGGTGATAACCTACTTTCTTTTTCCTGGCATAGTACCTTCTCATTGGAATGCAGCCGGGCAAGTCGATAGCTCTATACCAAAATTGGGCTTTATACTTATATTCCTGGGCATCAGTCTTGGAATGTATATCCTGTTGCAACTCATTAAGGCCTTAACCATGCTGGACAACGACCCGCAAAAAAGGCAGGCAGCAGCTCTCATTCTTGGTCTCATCAGCATCTTTGTGGTACTTGTTGGGCTGGTTACTCAAGTTATCACAACATCGGTAATCCTTCACTGGTAA
- a CDS encoding haloacid dehalogenase type II → MIALPKAITFDCYGTLIDWEKGIQQFFAESLSMKGYGTVSPRTLQEDWEEIQFRYIQEKYRPYRQVLADTLRMTFAQYSIPTSPEEVDEFVESMGYWKPFPDTREAIIELQKLVKVVLITNTDDEIIAQTEQTIGVKFDDIITAEQAKAYKPAYEGFLLARERLGLKVKEIWHAGFGFKYDIVPAKKLGYTTVWVNRQGWGRPSRVKETFMVGDMRTLAYLVKGVASDL, encoded by the coding sequence ATGATTGCACTTCCCAAAGCCATCACCTTCGATTGCTACGGCACGCTGATCGATTGGGAAAAAGGTATTCAGCAGTTTTTCGCCGAGAGTCTGAGTATGAAAGGATATGGCACTGTCAGCCCGCGAACGCTACAGGAGGACTGGGAGGAAATCCAGTTTCGTTATATTCAAGAGAAATATCGCCCCTACCGCCAGGTGCTGGCCGATACATTACGAATGACATTCGCGCAATACTCTATCCCCACCAGCCCGGAAGAAGTCGACGAGTTCGTCGAATCAATGGGCTATTGGAAACCATTTCCCGATACGAGAGAGGCAATCATCGAGCTACAGAAACTGGTCAAAGTTGTGCTGATTACGAATACAGATGATGAGATTATCGCGCAGACAGAACAAACCATCGGGGTCAAGTTCGATGATATCATCACAGCAGAGCAGGCAAAAGCTTATAAGCCGGCCTACGAGGGTTTTCTGTTGGCGAGGGAACGATTAGGATTGAAGGTAAAGGAGATATGGCACGCCGGATTCGGCTTCAAGTACGATATTGTGCCTGCAAAGAAGCTGGGATACACGACGGTGTGGGTGAATCGACAGGGCTGGGGACGCCCCAGTCGAGTGAAAGAGACCTTTATGGTAGGGGATATGAGGACGCTGGCATATCTTGTCAAAGGAGTAGCCAGCGACCTTTAA
- the fusA gene encoding elongation factor G — MKVYTAEHIRNVALISHVGAGKTSLVDAALYDSSAVTRQGKVDEGTSISDYDPDELKRHMSLNAKVLPVEWKNTKINFIDTPGYADFVGEVKAGLRVADAALVVVTAEKGVEVGTELTWQYADERKLPRMVFVNKLDRENTSFDNALESLRKQFGLKVVPLQLPIGEQSAFRGVVDLVSQKAYTFEGGNKVQEIPVPAELKDRISTYREQLIESAVESDDAVMEKFLEGEELSDEEILSVIKQGTRTGQLIPVLCGAGSKNIGVQTLLDAIVDYLPSAAEALPEDAKAFGDNLSLFVFKTAAAQVGIISTFRVYSGTLKPDSHVYNVQTKADERIGQLIIPRGKMQDTATELPAGDIGAAAKFSNTHTGDTLAGSKDISEALAPINFPEPCYTVAVFPKSQADLDKMSNALARVVEEDRTLRVTRDPETAEVLLSGMGESHIQITIEGIKRKYGVDLEARDPRISYRETIRKKARANGRHKRQSGGHGQFGDVWLEIEPLPMDSEETFVFEDKIVGGVVPGQYIPGVEKGVRDSLKRGFISGNPMVYVKVALVDGKYHPVDSSAQSFEIAASLGMQEAVPLASPTILEPIMTVTITVPEGNMGDVMSDINTKRGRVLGMASLGNGMQQITANVPQAEMLHYATDLRSITQGRGSFKMEFYQYEEVPANIQQEIIAQYKKSQSEK; from the coding sequence ATGAAGGTCTATACCGCGGAACACATTCGCAATGTCGCATTGATTTCCCATGTTGGAGCAGGCAAAACGTCTCTGGTGGATGCAGCTCTCTACGATAGCAGCGCTGTCACACGACAGGGTAAGGTAGATGAGGGCACCTCGATCTCCGATTACGACCCTGATGAATTAAAACGCCACATGTCGCTGAATGCCAAAGTTCTCCCCGTTGAATGGAAGAATACCAAGATTAATTTTATCGATACCCCAGGCTATGCTGATTTTGTGGGTGAGGTGAAGGCTGGGCTGCGTGTAGCCGATGCAGCGCTGGTCGTTGTGACGGCTGAAAAAGGCGTGGAGGTTGGCACCGAACTGACCTGGCAATATGCAGATGAGCGCAAATTGCCACGCATGGTCTTCGTCAACAAACTTGATCGTGAGAATACCTCGTTCGATAATGCCCTGGAGTCGCTGCGCAAACAATTCGGCCTCAAGGTCGTTCCCCTGCAGCTTCCCATCGGCGAACAATCCGCCTTTCGAGGCGTCGTCGACCTCGTATCTCAGAAGGCATATACCTTTGAGGGCGGCAACAAGGTACAGGAGATTCCCGTTCCTGCCGAATTGAAAGATCGCATCAGCACCTATCGCGAACAACTGATTGAGTCAGCCGTTGAAAGCGATGACGCGGTGATGGAGAAGTTTCTTGAGGGTGAAGAGCTGAGTGACGAAGAGATACTCTCCGTGATCAAACAGGGAACGCGTACCGGCCAGCTGATTCCGGTGTTATGCGGAGCTGGCAGCAAAAATATCGGCGTGCAGACGCTGCTCGATGCCATCGTCGACTACCTGCCGAGCGCGGCGGAAGCGCTACCTGAAGATGCGAAGGCTTTCGGCGATAATCTCTCGTTGTTCGTCTTCAAGACCGCGGCTGCGCAGGTGGGTATAATCAGCACATTCAGGGTCTACTCTGGAACACTGAAGCCCGATAGTCATGTGTATAACGTCCAGACAAAAGCAGATGAGCGCATAGGGCAGTTGATTATTCCACGCGGCAAGATGCAGGATACGGCAACGGAACTTCCTGCCGGCGATATTGGCGCGGCAGCAAAGTTCTCCAATACGCATACGGGCGATACTCTTGCCGGCAGCAAGGATATTAGCGAGGCACTGGCCCCGATTAACTTTCCGGAGCCGTGTTATACTGTGGCTGTCTTCCCCAAGAGCCAGGCTGACCTCGATAAGATGAGCAATGCCCTGGCGCGAGTCGTTGAAGAAGATCGCACGCTGCGTGTCACGCGTGATCCAGAAACGGCGGAAGTGCTGCTTTCCGGTATGGGTGAGTCGCATATTCAGATCACTATCGAAGGTATCAAGCGCAAGTACGGCGTTGATCTTGAAGCGCGCGATCCACGCATCTCCTATCGTGAGACTATTCGTAAGAAGGCGCGTGCTAATGGGCGCCATAAGCGTCAAAGTGGTGGCCATGGGCAGTTCGGCGATGTATGGCTGGAGATTGAGCCACTGCCGATGGATAGCGAGGAAACCTTCGTCTTCGAAGACAAAATTGTTGGCGGTGTGGTGCCAGGCCAGTATATTCCGGGTGTTGAAAAAGGCGTGCGCGACTCGCTGAAGCGCGGTTTCATCTCCGGCAATCCAATGGTGTATGTCAAGGTGGCCCTGGTCGATGGCAAATATCACCCGGTTGACTCTTCCGCGCAATCCTTCGAAATTGCTGCTTCGCTCGGTATGCAAGAAGCTGTGCCGCTGGCCAGCCCTACCATTCTGGAACCCATTATGACGGTCACTATAACGGTGCCCGAGGGCAACATGGGTGACGTGATGAGCGATATCAACACCAAACGCGGGCGAGTTCTTGGTATGGCTTCCCTTGGAAACGGTATGCAGCAGATTACTGCCAACGTGCCGCAAGCCGAGATGCTGCATTATGCCACCGACCTGCGTTCTATCACGCAGGGGCGCGGCTCGTTCAAGATGGAGTTCTATCAATACGAAGAGGTGCCTGCCAACATACAGCAGGAGATTATTGCCCAGTATAAGAAGTCTCAGTCTGAAAAGTAA